A window of ANME-2 cluster archaeon genomic DNA:
CCTGCCAGCGCTCCAGGTCCATGCCTGCCGGGTTCAGGATGGAAGGCACCACAACTGTACCTTCAAGGTCTGATATCCATTCCAGGCCGGCATCACCAATGGTCTTGTAACTCACGCCTGCTATCTGGGCGCTCTTTACCGGTATAAGTGAGTCAGCGCCATAGATATCGCCAAGGGTGGTTAGTATCTCCATGGCTTTTTGGAGCGTGGGTCCATGCTCTCCTTCCAGGATAGACTCTTCTTCCTGTGTCAGGTACAAGCTTTTAGTCCCCCCCGGGGGTCACCCGCTTGAATTTGTACTCTTCTCCCAGTATCATGGTTGCATCCAGCCCCATTTTGTCGGTATTTCCGTTAGGAGAACACATGGGATCAAGGCTGCTGCCCCGCACGTTAGGGTACACGACCAGGTCTTTGTCTGCCCTGAACCTTGTTGCTATGGCATATTCCACATCAGACTGGTCAAATATGTCAATATCATCATCCACCACTACTACATGCTTCAGGCTTTTATGTGCCGAGAATGCAGCATCGATAGCCTTTCGCCCGTCGTTATCTGCGGTCTTGTGTATCTGGACAATGGCATGCAGATATGAGCAACCACCTTCGGTCAGCACCACATTGCGGGCATCACAAACTTCACCCACCCCTTTCAGGATCAGGGGTTCGTAAGGTATGCCCATGAGCATCTTGTGTTCGCCTCCTGCCGGCATGATGACATGGTAGATTGGGTCACGGCGGTGCATAACTCTGGTAATGCGGATCAGGGGCTCCTGCCTTATAATGTCCAAGGTGCCGGTAATGTCCACAAAGGGTCCTTCGTTCACCCTGACATGGGGGTCTATATATCCTTCCAGCACCCATTCGGCATGCGGGATACTGATGCCGTTATTAAGTTTAAATAGCTCGACAGGGCGACCCCGTAATGCCCCTGCGTACTGGAATTCTTTTCCTTCAGGTACTCTCGTGGTGGTTGCCAGAAGAATAACAGGATCTATGCCTATAACTATTGCAATGGGCAGTGGCTCACCTGCTATAGATGCAGCCTTTTGAAGATTATATGTATGCCTGTTCTCTACCAGACGACCCACTAAGGTATCTTTGCCCGTTACCATTAATCGATGGATCGATGCATTGCACATGCCATCGAATTCTGACACTACTACTCCGGCTGTGATATAAGGTCCGCCATCTTTTTGGAAATATGTCAATATCGGAACCTTGTCAAGGTCTACTTCAGGTTCTATGACCTCTGTTGAGGAGGTATTATCTACAAGTATCACTTCACCATCTGGTTCTATGCCTGCGAGGTAATGAACCATTTTTTCTGGTGTAGTTCCCAGTGATGCTGCCATACACTGCCGGTTTGCGATAATATTTATTACTATTTTATGCCCCTTCACATCATTAAAAAGAACGGGACCTTTTTTTTTATGTACTGATCCTGATACTTCCAGGTAAGGAGAATAGCTATCATTGATCTCATGTAATAACTGGTCTGACCTTAGTTGTTCAATGAAATATCTAAAACTCATTTTGCCTCTGTTAAAATCTTATAGCTGGCATATCTTATAATAGCTTTTACATGACCTGGATTATTATAATATCCAATTCATTATAAAAATAGCTACTGCCATAATATTGTAAAGAAAAAAATACGCAAAATATATATAAGTTAGATACCAAGATAATTCAACTTGCGAGGAACCATTTATGCAGGTCCTGCCAGTTAATCTGATCAGAACAATCAATAATTTCACCTATAGGAGGAAAATATCAAATGAGTGAGCCATTTAGTTATTATTCGGGAATACCTTCATTTTATATGATGATAGGAATTGCAATGGTCGCAATTCTAATATTTTTATTAGGAATGTATCTGAATATGCAAAAATGGGGCGGCGGAAGTGCGTCTCATTTCTTGAAGATCTTTTTAAAATCTATTAACCATGAAAAATTGGGACACCATAAAAGGCAAAGCCTTATAAGCACAATAATACTGGATATCCTGTTGCAGCGTAGAATACTTAGACGCAGCCCGTTTAGATGGGTGATGCATATGCTGATATTTGTAGGATGGATCGGTATGTTCATTTTTTCAATGATCTTTGCAGTATTTGAAGTATTGCATGAGATTGGAATGGAAATCAACCTTGTGGAAACAAGAAACAGCCTTGACTTTGGTAATGAAGTGCTTGGATATATGCTGTTGATAGGACTTCTTATTGCGATTGTAAGACGCCTGGCAATTTCAGATGTTGTCAAACGTACTCAAATGTTTGACTGGGTACTTGTCCTGGGTACACTTATCATCACAATAACAGGTTTTATGGCAGAAGGTTTCAGACCCGATGCCATAACAGGTGCATGGACTTTCCTGGGCGGCAATGTAGCATTAGCTGAAACATTTGCACTGTTCCATGTGGCAATTTCACTGCTATTTTGTATTGCATATATTCCGTACAGCAAGTATATGCATATGTTAGCAGCACCAATGGTCATTCTTGTAAATGGCGGAGGAGAGTAACATGGCAGATGAAAAAGAACCCAGAGCTGTAATTCCAAAAGGAGAGCCATATATCAAGACTGATGTAATTAGTCCTACTTTTATGATGCAGTACGATGCCTGCACCAGATGTGGGGAATGTGATAAATGGTGTCCTGTTCTGGATGCAAAAGACGGGGACCGGAAATTTTCCCCGATGGACAAGATCAGCCGGTTCAGGTCATTTATGGGCCAGAGTTATGGCTTAAAAGCAAAATTATTCGGACCGAAACGGCTCGATGAGGATGATATCCAGGATTTCGCAGATGCTTTTTTCCATTGTAGTACATGTGGAGTTTGCGCTTCGGTCTGTCCGGCCGGTATAAATACTGTTGACATGTATGAAGCCACCAGACAGCAACTCGTCATGAGGGACAACGGTCCGTATGGAAAGACCATCATGTTCCCCAAGCTTATTGGTGAGTATCGTAATCCATATCTGAAAGACCAGAAACAAAGACTGGATTGGATACCTGATGATGTTGAGATAGCCGAAGAGGCAGATGTGGCTTATTTTGCAGGATGTACTGCCGGATTTAACCAGCAGGTACTTGGAGTCTGTACAGCCAGGGTCCTGAACCACCTGAATGTTCCATTTATATATCTGGGTGAAGAGGAAACGTGCTGTTCTTCTGCAATTATTAGAACAGGCCAGCCCCATAAAGGTGATGTCCCTTATATAAACGCCAAACATAATGTGGAAGCACTGGAGGCGAGAGGAGTCAAGAAGGTGATGTTCGCATGTGCAGGTTGCTACAGGGTTGCAACTATAGACTGGCCGAAACAATTGGGTAGAAAACCCAACTTTGAAGTAGTACATGTGGCTGACCTGCTTGCAGACCTCATCCAGCAGGGTAAGATCGAATGGAAGAAATCCTTTGATAACAAGATCATTACGTATCACGATCCGTGCCATCTTGGACGGCACTGTGGTGTATATGAAACACCAAGAGTAGTGCTAGATAACCTGCCAGGTCTCAAATTCGTGGAAATGGACAGGATCAAGGAACTTCAGCGGTGCTGTGGAGCAGGAGGCGGCGTAAAGGCCGGAATATCTGATCTGGCGCTTGATATC
This region includes:
- a CDS encoding (Fe-S)-binding protein is translated as MADEKEPRAVIPKGEPYIKTDVISPTFMMQYDACTRCGECDKWCPVLDAKDGDRKFSPMDKISRFRSFMGQSYGLKAKLFGPKRLDEDDIQDFADAFFHCSTCGVCASVCPAGINTVDMYEATRQQLVMRDNGPYGKTIMFPKLIGEYRNPYLKDQKQRLDWIPDDVEIAEEADVAYFAGCTAGFNQQVLGVCTARVLNHLNVPFIYLGEEETCCSSAIIRTGQPHKGDVPYINAKHNVEALEARGVKKVMFACAGCYRVATIDWPKQLGRKPNFEVVHVADLLADLIQQGKIEWKKSFDNKIITYHDPCHLGRHCGVYETPRVVLDNLPGLKFVEMDRIKELQRCCGAGGGVKAGISDLALDIASERIRDAQAINADILSSCCPFCRRNIGDGRDNVYDQIGATDYDLRDNPENKMQVEDMIVLVAELMGLSTKIKSQEEEDKAAGVEAESPKHLIDL
- a CDS encoding disulfide reductase, with the translated sequence MSEPFSYYSGIPSFYMMIGIAMVAILIFLLGMYLNMQKWGGGSASHFLKIFLKSINHEKLGHHKRQSLISTIILDILLQRRILRRSPFRWVMHMLIFVGWIGMFIFSMIFAVFEVLHEIGMEINLVETRNSLDFGNEVLGYMLLIGLLIAIVRRLAISDVVKRTQMFDWVLVLGTLIITITGFMAEGFRPDAITGAWTFLGGNVALAETFALFHVAISLLFCIAYIPYSKYMHMLAAPMVILVNGGGE
- a CDS encoding UbiD family decarboxylase yields the protein MSFRYFIEQLRSDQLLHEINDSYSPYLEVSGSVHKKKGPVLFNDVKGHKIVINIIANRQCMAASLGTTPEKMVHYLAGIEPDGEVILVDNTSSTEVIEPEVDLDKVPILTYFQKDGGPYITAGVVVSEFDGMCNASIHRLMVTGKDTLVGRLVENRHTYNLQKAASIAGEPLPIAIVIGIDPVILLATTTRVPEGKEFQYAGALRGRPVELFKLNNGISIPHAEWVLEGYIDPHVRVNEGPFVDITGTLDIIRQEPLIRITRVMHRRDPIYHVIMPAGGEHKMLMGIPYEPLILKGVGEVCDARNVVLTEGGCSYLHAIVQIHKTADNDGRKAIDAAFSAHKSLKHVVVVDDDIDIFDQSDVEYAIATRFRADKDLVVYPNVRGSSLDPMCSPNGNTDKMGLDATMILGEEYKFKRVTPGGD